A genome region from Bradyrhizobium sp. WSM1417 includes the following:
- the dnaE gene encoding DNA polymerase III subunit alpha has product MPSAGFVHLHVHSAYSLLKGSIKIAKLAELAKKDHQPALALTDTDNMFGALEFSDKMAGSGIQPIVGCELAIEFGDQDPTARNALLPSRVVLLAAQERGYRSLMRLNSRAFLETPDTHAPHIKFDWLEGETEGLIALTGGPDGPISLALAGGYSELAAARCERLASLFGDRLYIELQRHNTEKERRVESHLIDIAYTKGLPLVATNEPYFAASDDYEAHDALLCIAGGRLIAETEREQLTPDHRFKTRAEMAVLFADIPEALASTVEIAERCSFRPMTRKPILPFFTVGAAASSDAASVEAAELKRQAEEGLANRLRVHGLSQGTTEEDYNARLAFELDVIMRMKYAGYFLIVSDFIKWAKGQGIPVGPGRGSGAGSLVAWALTITDLDPIKFGLLFERFLNPERVSMPDFDIDFCQDRRGEVIRYVQERYGRDQVAQIITFGTLQARGVLRDVGRVLQMPYGQVDKLTKLVPQNPAAPVTLAAAIESEPKLQAFRDEDPVVARAFDIAQRLEGLTRHASTHAAGIVIGDRPLSELVPMYRDPKSDMPVTQFNMKWVEPAGLVKFDFLGLKTLTVLDVACKLLKPRDIHVDLATLPIDDAESYQMLARGEVVGVFQVESQGMRRALVDMRPDRFEDIIALVALYRPGPMANIPTYCARKHGDEEPEYLHPVLEPILKETFGVIIYQEQVMQIAQVMSGYSLGDADLLRRAMGKKIRAEMEKQREIFVAGAVKNGVPKGQADTIFELLAKFADYGFNKSHAAAYALVSYHTAYMKAHYPVEFIAASMTLDLNNTDKLSEFRAEAQRLGIKVEPPNVNRSGATFEVGDKTIYYALAALKGVGIAAVEQIIAERTKNGLFTSLADFAARVSPRAINKRIIESLAAAGAFDTLEPNRARVFAGADSILAACQRANEAATIGQNDMFGSSADAPTIMLPQIEPWLPAERLRREYDAIGFFLSGHPLDDYATVLKRLRVQSWAEFSRAVKTGATAGKVAATVVSRMERRTKTGNKMGIMGLSDPTGHFEAVLFSEGLAQYRDVLEPGAAVLLQLGAELQGEDVRARVLHAEPLDDAAAKTQKGLRIFVRDTKPLESIAKRLAGPDMASNGAGPKVGSPGTAPRSNGDGEVSLVMMLDLETEVEMKLPGRFKVSPQIAGAIKAVAGVVDVQQL; this is encoded by the coding sequence ATGCCGAGCGCCGGATTTGTCCACCTTCACGTTCACTCGGCCTATTCGCTGCTCAAGGGCTCGATCAAGATCGCCAAGCTCGCCGAGCTAGCCAAGAAAGACCATCAGCCGGCGCTGGCGCTGACAGACACCGACAACATGTTCGGTGCGCTGGAGTTCTCCGACAAGATGGCGGGCTCCGGCATCCAGCCGATCGTCGGCTGCGAGCTCGCGATCGAATTCGGCGATCAGGATCCCACTGCCCGCAACGCGCTTCTGCCCTCGCGCGTGGTGCTGCTGGCCGCGCAGGAGCGTGGCTATCGCAGCCTGATGCGGCTGAACTCGCGCGCATTCCTGGAGACGCCCGACACTCATGCTCCCCACATCAAGTTCGACTGGCTCGAAGGCGAGACCGAAGGCCTGATCGCGCTGACGGGCGGTCCGGACGGGCCGATCTCGCTGGCGCTTGCCGGCGGTTATAGCGAACTCGCGGCGGCGCGCTGCGAGCGTCTCGCCAGCCTGTTCGGGGACCGCCTCTACATCGAATTGCAGCGCCACAACACCGAGAAGGAGCGGCGGGTCGAAAGCCACCTGATCGACATCGCCTACACCAAGGGCCTGCCGCTGGTTGCGACCAACGAGCCGTATTTCGCCGCGAGCGACGATTACGAGGCCCATGACGCGCTGCTCTGCATCGCCGGCGGGCGGCTGATCGCGGAGACCGAGCGCGAGCAGCTCACGCCCGATCACCGCTTCAAGACCCGCGCCGAGATGGCGGTGCTGTTCGCCGACATTCCGGAGGCGCTGGCCTCGACGGTCGAGATTGCCGAGCGCTGCTCGTTCCGGCCGATGACGCGCAAGCCGATCCTCCCGTTCTTCACGGTCGGCGCTGCTGCAAGCTCCGATGCCGCCTCCGTCGAGGCGGCCGAATTGAAGCGGCAGGCAGAGGAGGGGCTCGCCAACCGTCTGCGCGTGCACGGGCTGTCGCAAGGCACGACGGAAGAAGATTACAACGCGCGGCTGGCGTTCGAGCTCGACGTCATCATGCGCATGAAGTACGCGGGCTACTTCCTGATCGTCTCCGACTTCATCAAATGGGCGAAGGGGCAGGGCATTCCGGTCGGGCCGGGCCGCGGCTCCGGCGCAGGCTCGCTGGTTGCGTGGGCGCTGACCATCACCGACCTCGACCCGATCAAGTTCGGCCTGCTGTTCGAGCGCTTCCTCAATCCGGAACGCGTCTCGATGCCTGACTTCGACATCGACTTCTGCCAGGACCGCCGCGGCGAGGTGATCAGGTACGTCCAGGAGCGCTACGGTCGCGACCAGGTCGCGCAGATCATCACCTTCGGTACGCTGCAGGCGCGCGGCGTGCTCCGCGACGTCGGCCGCGTGCTGCAGATGCCCTATGGCCAGGTCGACAAGCTCACAAAGCTCGTGCCGCAGAATCCGGCCGCGCCGGTGACGCTTGCGGCGGCGATCGAGAGCGAGCCGAAGCTCCAGGCGTTCCGCGACGAGGACCCGGTGGTGGCGCGCGCCTTCGACATCGCCCAGCGCCTCGAAGGCCTGACCCGCCACGCCTCGACACATGCGGCCGGCATCGTGATCGGCGATCGCCCGCTGAGCGAACTCGTGCCGATGTATCGCGATCCCAAGTCCGACATGCCGGTGACCCAGTTCAACATGAAATGGGTCGAGCCGGCCGGCCTCGTGAAATTCGACTTCCTCGGTCTGAAGACGCTGACCGTGCTCGACGTCGCGTGCAAACTGCTCAAGCCGCGCGACATCCATGTCGATCTCGCGACGCTGCCGATCGACGATGCCGAAAGCTACCAGATGCTGGCGCGCGGCGAGGTGGTCGGCGTGTTCCAGGTTGAAAGTCAGGGCATGCGGCGCGCGCTGGTCGACATGCGCCCCGACCGTTTCGAGGACATCATCGCGCTGGTCGCACTCTACCGACCGGGTCCGATGGCGAACATCCCGACCTATTGCGCGCGCAAGCACGGCGACGAGGAGCCGGAATATCTCCACCCCGTACTGGAGCCGATTCTCAAGGAGACCTTCGGCGTCATCATCTACCAGGAACAGGTGATGCAGATCGCGCAGGTGATGTCGGGCTATTCGCTCGGCGACGCCGACCTGTTGCGCCGCGCCATGGGCAAGAAGATCCGCGCCGAGATGGAGAAGCAGCGCGAGATCTTCGTCGCAGGCGCAGTGAAGAACGGCGTGCCAAAGGGGCAGGCCGACACCATCTTCGAGCTGCTGGCGAAATTCGCCGACTACGGCTTCAACAAGAGCCACGCGGCGGCCTACGCACTGGTGTCCTACCACACCGCCTACATGAAGGCGCATTATCCGGTGGAGTTCATCGCGGCGTCGATGACGCTCGATCTCAACAATACCGACAAGCTGTCCGAATTCCGCGCCGAGGCGCAGCGCCTCGGCATCAAGGTCGAGCCGCCCAACGTCAACCGTTCCGGCGCGACTTTCGAGGTCGGCGACAAGACCATCTACTACGCGCTCGCGGCGCTGAAGGGCGTCGGCATTGCGGCCGTCGAGCAGATCATCGCGGAGCGGACCAAAAACGGCCTGTTCACCTCGCTCGCCGACTTTGCCGCGCGGGTGTCGCCGCGCGCGATCAACAAGCGCATCATCGAAAGCCTCGCCGCCGCGGGCGCCTTCGACACGCTGGAGCCGAACCGGGCGCGGGTCTTCGCCGGCGCCGACTCGATTCTCGCCGCATGCCAGCGGGCGAACGAAGCTGCAACCATCGGCCAGAACGATATGTTCGGCAGCTCGGCCGATGCGCCGACCATCATGCTGCCGCAGATCGAGCCCTGGTTGCCGGCCGAGCGGCTGCGCCGCGAATATGACGCGATCGGTTTCTTCCTGTCGGGACATCCGCTCGACGATTACGCCACCGTGCTCAAGCGGCTGCGCGTACAGTCCTGGGCCGAGTTCTCGCGCGCGGTGAAGACCGGCGCCACGGCCGGCAAGGTCGCGGCCACCGTGGTGTCGCGCATGGAGCGGCGGACCAAGACCGGCAACAAGATGGGCATCATGGGGCTCTCTGACCCCACGGGTCACTTCGAGGCGGTGCTGTTCTCCGAAGGCCTCGCGCAATATCGCGACGTGCTGGAGCCGGGCGCGGCGGTGCTGCTCCAGCTCGGCGCCGAGCTTCAGGGCGAGGACGTCCGCGCGCGTGTGCTCCACGCCGAACCTCTGGATGACGCCGCGGCCAAGACGCAGAAGGGCCTGCGCATCTTCGTGCGCGACACCAAGCCGCTGGAATCGATCGCCAAGCGTCTCGCCGGCCCCGACATGGCTTCGAACGGTGCCGGGCCGAAGGTCGGCAGTCCCGGCACCGCGCCCCGCTCCAACGGCGACGGCGAGGTCTCGCTGGTCATGATGCTCGACCTCGAGACCGAGGTCGAGATGAAGCTGCCCGGCCGCTTCAAGGTCTCGCCGCAGATCGCCGGCGCCATCAAGGCCGTCGCCGGCGTCGTGGACGTGCAGCAGCTCTAG
- a CDS encoding outer membrane protein, producing the protein MNKNLLLAAVSLVALGAAAPAVAADLAARPYTKAPAMVAAIYDWSGFYIGINGGGGSAHSTWDVVGGGREGSHDATGGTVGGQIGYRMQSGQWVFGIEGQGNWADFSGDNVSALFATRNRSKIDSFGLITGQIGYAWNNVLIYAKGGAAVAGSKYEVSTLGGALLSSNDQTRWGGTVGAGLEYGFAPNWSVGVEYNHIFLQDKNVTFALVPSTDRIRQDVDMGLVRLNYKFGGPSLGRY; encoded by the coding sequence ATGAACAAGAATCTGTTGCTTGCTGCTGTGAGCCTTGTCGCGCTCGGCGCGGCTGCACCGGCGGTGGCTGCTGACCTCGCTGCGCGGCCTTACACCAAAGCGCCGGCGATGGTTGCCGCGATCTACGACTGGAGCGGCTTCTACATCGGTATCAACGGCGGCGGCGGTTCCGCCCATTCGACCTGGGATGTCGTCGGCGGTGGCCGCGAGGGTTCGCACGATGCGACCGGCGGCACGGTCGGCGGTCAGATCGGCTACCGCATGCAGTCGGGCCAGTGGGTGTTCGGCATCGAAGGTCAGGGCAACTGGGCCGACTTCTCGGGCGACAACGTCAGCGCGCTGTTCGCGACCCGCAACCGCTCCAAGATCGACTCGTTCGGTCTGATCACCGGTCAGATCGGCTACGCCTGGAACAACGTCCTCATTTACGCCAAGGGCGGTGCGGCTGTCGCCGGCAGCAAGTATGAAGTCTCGACCCTGGGCGGCGCGCTGCTGTCCTCGAACGATCAGACCCGTTGGGGTGGCACGGTCGGTGCCGGCCTCGAGTACGGTTTCGCTCCGAACTGGTCGGTTGGCGTCGAGTACAACCATATCTTCCTGCAGGACAAGAACGTCACCTTCGCGCTGGTGCCCTCGACCGACCGCATCCGTCAGGACGTCGACATGGGCCTCGTCCGCCTGAACTACAAGTTCGGCGGCCCGAGCCTCGGCCGTTACTGA
- a CDS encoding DUF3551 domain-containing protein, which yields MRRRTALPIVATFSLALATFALTLDASTPARAFGTHHAFCLTGDEWPGLSNCTFDTYAQCQASSSGRALTCIANPYFAGQSDDPYAYQNRPRTQVPGYSPGYYVPR from the coding sequence ATGCGCAGACGAACTGCCCTCCCCATTGTCGCCACATTTTCGCTCGCACTCGCCACATTTGCGCTCACGCTCGACGCAAGCACGCCGGCGCGCGCGTTCGGCACTCACCATGCCTTTTGTCTCACCGGCGATGAATGGCCGGGGCTGAGCAATTGCACGTTCGACACTTACGCGCAGTGCCAGGCGAGTTCGTCGGGCCGCGCCCTCACCTGTATCGCGAACCCGTATTTCGCAGGCCAGAGCGACGACCCCTATGCATATCAGAACAGGCCGCGCACACAGGTGCCGGGTTATTCACCCGGTTATTACGTGCCGCGCTGA
- a CDS encoding DUF3551 domain-containing protein translates to MRRARLALFAIGLLLAGAPAHAQTYDPSYPVCMQIYGPVGYFDCRYASLEQCRFLAVGRSATCVANPYFAQKKSPRRSRRVN, encoded by the coding sequence ATGCGCCGCGCCCGCCTCGCACTGTTCGCGATCGGCCTGCTCCTCGCGGGCGCACCTGCGCACGCGCAGACCTACGATCCGAGCTATCCGGTCTGTATGCAGATCTACGGTCCCGTCGGCTATTTCGATTGCCGCTACGCCTCGCTCGAGCAGTGCAGATTTTTGGCCGTCGGTCGGTCAGCGACGTGTGTGGCGAACCCGTATTTTGCGCAGAAGAAGTCCCCTCGCCGCTCGCGGCGCGTCAATTAA
- the map gene encoding type I methionyl aminopeptidase, with product MTISDDEDLARLKEIGRIVANILEAMGKALEPGMTTSELDQIGRTLLEAAGARSAPELAYDFPGATCISVNEEIAHGIPGDRRIARGDLVNIDVSAEKNGLFADTGASFAVPPATRAVERLCRDGRRAMWTGLQQVGAGKPIAGIGQAIGTFARKNGYSLVRNLASHGVGLSLHEEPTEIATWPDRSERRVMSEGLVFTVEPFLSLGAEWAQDGDDPWTLYSSPEAPTVQYEHTVIATRSGPLIVTMAG from the coding sequence ATGACAATCTCGGATGACGAGGACCTCGCGCGCCTGAAAGAGATCGGGCGCATCGTCGCCAATATCCTGGAGGCAATGGGGAAGGCGCTCGAGCCGGGCATGACGACCTCCGAGCTCGACCAGATCGGGCGAACCTTGCTGGAGGCTGCCGGCGCACGTTCGGCTCCGGAGCTGGCCTACGACTTTCCGGGCGCGACCTGCATCAGCGTGAACGAGGAGATCGCTCATGGCATCCCGGGCGATCGGCGGATCGCGCGTGGGGACCTCGTGAACATCGACGTGTCAGCCGAGAAGAACGGCTTGTTTGCGGATACGGGAGCGTCGTTCGCCGTTCCACCCGCAACCCGCGCGGTCGAACGTCTTTGCAGAGACGGCCGGCGGGCGATGTGGACGGGCCTGCAGCAGGTTGGAGCCGGCAAACCGATTGCCGGAATCGGTCAGGCCATCGGGACCTTTGCGCGGAAGAACGGTTACAGCCTGGTCAGGAATCTTGCCAGCCATGGCGTCGGCCTGTCGCTCCACGAGGAGCCGACGGAGATCGCAACTTGGCCCGACCGCTCCGAACGCCGCGTCATGAGCGAAGGCCTGGTGTTCACCGTCGAGCCGTTCCTGTCTCTTGGCGCCGAATGGGCACAGGATGGTGACGATCCGTGGACGCTCTACAGCAGCCCCGAGGCGCCGACCGTTCAATACGAGCACACGGTCATCGCCACGCGAAGTGGACCGTTGATCGTGACGATGGCTGGATAA
- a CDS encoding GAF domain-containing protein encodes MTTATEVRSADRNSVLATLGDYIREISNPDDLAYAAAELLGRSLNVSRAGYGTVDTSAETITIVRDWNAPGILSLAGVLRFRDYGSYIEDLKRGETVICADAEKDPRVGDRAGALEAISARALVNMPISEPDGVVALLYLNNAGPREWSPEELELIRDVAERTRTAVERRRAETVVRENEARLFFLDALNKETARTRDADGVMAVTTKMVGEHLGVSNCAYADMDPDQDGFMIRGDWAAPGAMHIIGHYSLADFGKKAVRELGAGRPLIINDNLREIAPEEAATFQNIGIGSTICMPLVKEGRLTALMAIHHRGPHQWTPRELALLTEVTERSWAHIERVRSEQAAREAAERLTLANKAAGIGTWDYDPVNNVLRWDSRCKEVFGLSPDAEVSYEGSFLKGLHPEDRQRAHEAVSAALTPHAPPNYNMEYRTIGIEDGVERWIAATGQAIFANGQAVRFIGTVLDITAQKKTERHLRILNDTGASVSRERDLDKIVQIVTDAGVGLTGAQFGAFFYNVLAPDGGSYMLYSLSGAPRSAFENFPMPRNTAVFGPTFEGSGVVRSDDILQDPRYGKNAPRKGMPEGHLPVRSYLAVPVISRTGEVLGGLFFGHAETGKFQAEHEAALLGIAGHAATAIDNAQLLTRLEALNAGLEKRVADEIAERMKAEEQLRQSQKMEAVGQLTGGIAHDFNNMLAVILGSLNLAKRRLGRGEVSIDRFIEGAIDGANRAATLTQRLLAFSRQQPLAPEVVDINKMVGGMSELLERSLGELIRLETMLAAGLWRVKVDPAQLESAMINLAVNARDAMPKGGRLTIETSNASIDRMYAREYALAPGQYVLVAVTDNGTGIPADVLGKVFDPFFTTKVVGKGTGLGLSQVYGFVRQSGGHVKIDSEVDVGTTVKIYLPRFAGEEAGSDLSQEEIPAGASHQNETILVVEDDERVRSMSSESLRELGYTVVEAASAKEAIRTIENGFVPDLLFTDVVMPDMTGAELAAELSRRYPALKVLFTTGYTRNAIVHNGVLDAGKHLLPKPFAIEDLAAKVRILLDEI; translated from the coding sequence ATGACGACAGCGACCGAGGTCCGCTCGGCCGATCGCAATTCCGTCTTAGCCACACTCGGCGACTACATCCGGGAGATCAGCAATCCCGACGATCTCGCCTATGCCGCGGCAGAGCTGCTCGGCCGCAGCCTGAACGTCAGCCGGGCCGGCTATGGCACGGTCGACACCTCAGCCGAGACCATCACCATTGTCCGCGACTGGAACGCACCGGGCATCCTGAGCCTCGCAGGCGTGCTGCGCTTCCGCGACTATGGCAGCTACATCGAAGATCTCAAGCGGGGCGAGACCGTCATCTGTGCCGATGCGGAAAAAGACCCTCGTGTCGGCGATCGTGCCGGGGCCCTCGAGGCGATCTCTGCGCGTGCGCTCGTCAACATGCCGATCTCGGAGCCCGACGGGGTCGTGGCGCTGCTGTATTTGAACAATGCCGGGCCGCGCGAATGGAGCCCCGAAGAGCTGGAGCTTATTCGCGATGTTGCCGAGCGCACGCGCACGGCCGTCGAGCGTCGCCGTGCGGAGACGGTTGTGCGGGAGAACGAAGCCCGCCTGTTTTTCCTGGACGCACTCAACAAGGAGACGGCCAGGACCCGCGATGCCGACGGCGTGATGGCGGTCACGACCAAAATGGTCGGCGAGCATCTCGGCGTCTCGAACTGCGCCTATGCCGACATGGACCCGGACCAGGACGGCTTCATGATACGCGGCGATTGGGCCGCGCCCGGCGCAATGCATATCATCGGTCACTACAGTCTCGCCGACTTTGGCAAAAAGGCGGTGCGAGAGTTGGGCGCGGGCAGGCCGCTCATCATCAATGACAATTTAAGGGAGATTGCGCCTGAGGAAGCCGCCACTTTCCAGAACATCGGGATCGGTTCGACGATTTGCATGCCCTTGGTGAAAGAAGGGCGCCTGACCGCCCTGATGGCGATTCATCACCGCGGCCCGCACCAGTGGACGCCGCGCGAACTCGCCTTGCTCACCGAAGTGACCGAGCGGTCGTGGGCCCACATCGAGCGCGTCCGATCGGAACAGGCAGCGCGGGAGGCGGCCGAACGACTTACACTTGCGAACAAGGCGGCTGGTATCGGCACCTGGGACTACGACCCGGTCAACAACGTTCTTCGATGGGATAGCCGCTGCAAGGAGGTGTTCGGTTTATCGCCGGACGCCGAAGTCAGCTATGAAGGGTCGTTCCTGAAGGGGCTTCATCCCGAGGACAGGCAGCGCGCCCATGAGGCCGTCTCCGCAGCGCTGACGCCGCACGCGCCGCCAAACTACAACATGGAATACCGGACCATTGGTATCGAGGATGGGGTCGAGCGCTGGATCGCCGCGACCGGTCAAGCCATCTTTGCCAACGGCCAGGCTGTTCGGTTCATCGGAACGGTTCTGGATATTACCGCGCAAAAGAAAACCGAGCGTCATCTCAGAATACTGAACGATACCGGCGCCTCGGTCTCTCGCGAACGCGACCTCGACAAGATCGTCCAGATCGTGACGGATGCCGGCGTCGGACTGACGGGTGCTCAATTCGGCGCCTTTTTCTACAACGTTCTGGCGCCCGATGGCGGCAGTTACATGCTGTATTCGCTGTCGGGTGCGCCGCGATCCGCGTTTGAAAACTTTCCGATGCCCCGCAACACCGCCGTCTTTGGCCCGACCTTCGAGGGCTCCGGCGTGGTGAGGTCCGACGACATCCTGCAGGACCCCCGCTATGGCAAGAACGCGCCGCGGAAAGGCATGCCCGAGGGCCATCTTCCGGTCCGATCCTACCTGGCGGTCCCTGTGATCTCGCGCACCGGCGAAGTCCTCGGCGGACTGTTCTTCGGTCACGCCGAGACGGGTAAATTCCAGGCAGAGCATGAGGCCGCATTGCTTGGGATTGCCGGCCATGCTGCCACCGCTATCGACAACGCCCAGCTCTTGACCCGGCTCGAAGCGCTCAATGCCGGATTAGAGAAACGTGTTGCCGACGAAATCGCCGAGCGCATGAAAGCTGAAGAGCAATTGCGGCAATCCCAGAAGATGGAAGCCGTCGGGCAATTGACCGGAGGCATTGCCCACGACTTCAACAATATGCTGGCCGTGATTCTCGGCAGCCTGAATCTTGCCAAGCGGCGGCTCGGCAGGGGAGAGGTCAGCATAGACCGCTTCATCGAGGGCGCCATCGACGGTGCAAATCGCGCCGCCACGTTGACGCAGAGGCTGCTCGCGTTCTCGCGCCAGCAGCCTCTCGCGCCTGAAGTCGTCGACATCAACAAGATGGTCGGCGGGATGAGCGAGCTGCTCGAGCGATCGCTTGGCGAGCTAATCCGCCTCGAGACGATGCTGGCGGCTGGCCTCTGGCGGGTCAAGGTAGACCCGGCCCAGCTCGAAAGCGCCATGATCAATCTCGCGGTCAATGCGCGCGATGCCATGCCAAAGGGCGGCAGACTGACGATAGAAACCAGCAACGCCTCGATCGATCGAATGTATGCTCGCGAGTATGCACTCGCTCCGGGGCAGTACGTTCTCGTGGCGGTGACGGACAACGGCACGGGAATTCCGGCCGATGTGCTCGGCAAGGTGTTCGATCCGTTTTTCACGACCAAGGTGGTGGGCAAGGGCACCGGCCTCGGCCTCAGTCAGGTCTACGGTTTCGTGCGGCAGTCGGGCGGCCATGTCAAAATTGACTCGGAAGTCGATGTTGGCACGACCGTGAAGATCTACCTTCCACGCTTCGCCGGTGAGGAAGCGGGCTCAGATCTGTCGCAGGAAGAGATACCCGCCGGTGCAAGCCATCAGAACGAGACCATTCTCGTCGTGGAAGACGACGAGCGCGTCCGCAGCATGTCTTCCGAAAGCCTGCGCGAACTTGGCTACACCGTCGTCGAGGCAGCCAGCGCCAAAGAGGCGATCAGGACCATCGAAAATGGCTTCGTTCCGGATCTGCTGTTCACGGATGTCGTCATGCCCGACATGACCGGCGCCGAGCTTGCGGCCGAGCTGTCGAGACGATACCCGGCGCTGAAAGTGCTGTTCACCACCGGCTACACGCGCAATGCAATCGTTCACAATGGCGTGCTCGATGCCGGCAAGCATCTGCTTCCGAAGCCCTTCGCTATCGAAGACCTGGCTGCCAAAGTCCGCATCTTGCTCGACGAGATCTGA
- a CDS encoding HD domain-containing protein has protein sequence MTIAISGVKIPDSKIAREAAELVRQYENDMLFNHSVRVFVFGAIKGHRQNLKFDSELLYIAALFHDLGLVDHYHTQTKRFEVDGADAAREFLRGHGIDEPKADLVWEAIALHTTPGIPQYMRPEIALTNAGVLVDVVGIGYDEYTPEQRDQVTTAFPRGDFKNDFLQIQTCSALKKPQTTFGTVNFDYIADHDPTFHKPNACTRIRNTPWQS, from the coding sequence ATGACCATCGCAATTTCCGGCGTGAAGATTCCCGACAGCAAGATCGCACGGGAGGCCGCCGAGCTGGTGCGCCAGTACGAAAACGACATGTTGTTCAACCACTCGGTCCGCGTCTTTGTATTCGGCGCGATCAAGGGGCATCGGCAAAATCTAAAATTCGATTCCGAGCTGCTCTACATCGCGGCGCTGTTCCACGATCTCGGACTCGTCGACCATTACCACACGCAGACCAAGCGGTTTGAAGTTGATGGCGCCGATGCCGCCCGCGAATTTCTGAGGGGGCACGGCATTGACGAGCCAAAAGCCGATCTGGTTTGGGAGGCGATCGCGTTACATACGACACCTGGAATTCCACAATACATGCGGCCGGAAATCGCTCTCACGAATGCGGGTGTTTTGGTCGACGTCGTGGGGATTGGCTATGATGAATACACGCCAGAGCAGCGCGACCAGGTGACCACCGCATTTCCGCGCGGTGATTTCAAGAATGACTTCCTTCAGATCCAAACCTGCTCGGCCTTGAAGAAGCCGCAGACCACGTTCGGCACGGTCAATTTCGATTACATCGCAGATCACGATCCCACATTTCACAAGCCGAACGCGTGCACGCGCATTCGCAACACGCCTTGGCAGAGCTGA
- a CDS encoding carboxymuconolactone decarboxylase family protein, whose protein sequence is MAKRLDYDRIAPAGMKALGGAYGYVMQSNLPATLVTLVYLRISQINGCAYCLDMHTRDLLKSGQKIEKIALVQTWAEGGRLFDERERAALAWAETVTRVAETGIPDEAYEAARAVFEERELVDLTIAIGLMNAYNRMAISFRNTPQAAKEEMAA, encoded by the coding sequence ATGGCTAAGCGTCTCGATTACGACCGCATCGCACCCGCAGGGATGAAAGCGCTCGGCGGCGCCTACGGCTATGTCATGCAGAGCAATCTTCCTGCAACGCTTGTCACTCTGGTCTATCTGCGCATTTCGCAGATCAACGGCTGCGCCTACTGCCTCGACATGCACACGCGCGATCTGCTGAAGAGCGGACAGAAGATCGAAAAGATCGCGCTGGTGCAGACCTGGGCGGAAGGCGGTCGTCTCTTCGACGAGCGGGAGCGTGCCGCCCTCGCATGGGCCGAAACCGTGACCCGTGTGGCTGAAACCGGCATCCCGGATGAAGCTTACGAGGCCGCCCGCGCCGTGTTCGAGGAGCGCGAGCTCGTCGATCTCACCATCGCGATCGGCCTGATGAACGCCTACAATCGCATGGCAATCAGCTTCCGAAATACGCCACAGGCCGCGAAGGAGGAGATGGCAGCCTGA